TGGTGGGTTGGAGATTCAAAAGAAAGATGCAGATACAAATGAAAATGTAGGTACTGCAACATTCCAGATTGTTAATAAGAATAACTATGATGTAGTTGCTCGAGATAAAAATGGAGATGTTGTAGCTACAGCAGCTGCTGGTGAAAGTTTACCATATACAATCACAACAGATGCTAACGGATACTGGAAATCAAACGATAGTTTCCTTCCGGCTGGAAAATATGAACTTGTAGAAACCAAAGCCCCTGAAGGATATTATCTGAATACTGATCCAAAAGCATTTGAAATCAAAGATAATAAAACAATTGTTGGCATCGATTATGAAGATGCAAAGATCGTCATTGACGTAGCTAAAGTAGATGATCATGGAAACAATGTTTCAGGTGCCATTCTCCAAGTAATTGAAAAAGATACCGGTAATATTGTATTTGCATATACAACAGGAAATAAACCGGTAGATATCAGCAAATATGTCGAAGGTGGAAAAAAATATATCCTTAGAGAATCTGAAGCACCATTTGGTTTTGAAAAATTTGAAGATATCGAATTTGAAGTAACAGGTACAAGACAACATGAACAAGTTGTGATGGCTGTAGATACACGTAAAGTGTTCTACGTGAGTGCAATCAAGGTAGATGCTATGGATAACTCAAAGAAATTAAAGGGTGCTGAATTGACGTTATTTAAAGCGGATGGCACGGTTGCTTTAGATAAGGACGGTAAGGAGTGCAAAGGCATCACTGATGGTGAAGGAGTTATCACTTGGGCTGTAGAGTTCGCCGATGACTTGGGTGGTTACTATGTGCAGGAAACAGCAGCACCTGAAGGTTACCGAATCAATAATGAACATCATCAAGTTGTATTGAGTGAAGATTATGATTTTGCAGTGAATAACGCTGTACAGGTAGTAGTTAACGATACAGCTTTACCAGCAGTTAAAACAGGTGATACATTCAATGCAGCATTGTTTGCATGTATGTTGATTGGTAGCTTGGGTGCAGCAGTGTTCTTATTTCTTAAGAAGAAGGAATTGATGAAGTAAAGACATAAAAATGCTGGGGGCGAAACGCCCCCAAGTTTTTTAAGATTAGAAGAAATGTTGTAAAGAGAGGAGAACAAATATGTGGAACAACAGAGTCATTTTATCAGGAAATTTAGTGAAAGACGTTGAGGTAAAAGTAACGGAAGGAAAAGATAGTAAACACGTTACGAGTTTTACAGTTGCGGTTCATCGTACACGATCTAAAGAAGATACTGCAGATTTCATCAATTGTGTTGCATGGGGCGTACAAGCCGATTACCTTGGAAACTATGGAAAAAAGGGATCACGTATTGAACTGGAAGGGCAACTACATGTGAGAAGCTATGAGAAGGACGGCAAGAAGATATACGTAACGGAAGTATACGTGGATGATTGCCATTTACAGAAGAAAGCAACTGTAGAATCAGTCGATATAGGATTTGAATCTGAAGCACCGTTTGGTTTTGAAGAATAATCGATATAGTAACGAAATGATTAGTGGCGTTCACTAAGGTACGCCTACAGTAGCGATTTCTTAGTAAAACTGTCATAAGGAAAGGAGGTGTAAATGATC
This genomic window from Solobacterium moorei contains:
- a CDS encoding single-stranded DNA-binding protein is translated as MWNNRVILSGNLVKDVEVKVTEGKDSKHVTSFTVAVHRTRSKEDTADFINCVAWGVQADYLGNYGKKGSRIELEGQLHVRSYEKDGKKIYVTEVYVDDCHLQKKATVESVDIGFESEAPFGFEE